One region of Oncorhynchus nerka isolate Pitt River linkage group LG22, Oner_Uvic_2.0, whole genome shotgun sequence genomic DNA includes:
- the LOC115118440 gene encoding activated RNA polymerase II transcriptional coactivator p15-like translates to MPKSKEVLSSSSGSGSGSDSNSEAETKSKKRKQAAPEKPAAKKPKGGESSKPGGTSKGSRNQDKDDNKFQIGKMRYVSVREFKGKCLIDIREYWMDQEGEMKPGRKGISLNPEQWNQLKDQISEIDDAVKAI, encoded by the exons ATGCCCAAGTCAAAGGAAGTTCTGTCCTCAAGCTCTGGCAGTGGCAGTGGCAGTGACTCCAACAGTGAAGCTGAGACCAAG TCCAAGAAGAGAAAGCAGGCAGCACCAGAGAAACCAGCAGCTAAGAAACCGAAAGGGGGAGAGAGTTCCAAGCCGGGTGGAACTTCCAAGGGAAGTCGCAACCAGGACAAGGATGACAACAAGTTCCAG ATTGGGAAGATGCGGTATGTGAGCGTTCGTGAATTCAAAGGTAAATGTCTGATCGACATCCGTGAGTACTGGATGGATCAGGAGGGGGAGATGAAGCCTGGCAGGAAAG GTATCTCACTGAACCCAGAACAGTGGAACCAGCTAAAAGATCAGATCTCTGAGATAGATGATGCTGTGAAGGCTATATAG
- the LOC115118439 gene encoding Golgi phosphoprotein 3 isoform X2, with product MTSLTQRSSGLVQRRTEASRNAAADKERGSEDEDYEPRQEEEDEKGDSKETRLTLMEEVLLLGLKDREGYTSFWNDCISSGLRGCMVIELALRGRLQLEACGMRRKSLLARKVICKSDAPTGDVLLDEALKHIKETQPPETVQSWIELLSGSVLSALVPMFAFDVHVNGCPSGYQMSQRQTSRGPLVLPLHNVTDPFHSPLTWWGGVSTGHFAIEYWIVVQVQADCLLDFHFRWLQMHL from the exons ATGACTTCCCTAACACAGCGTAGTTCGGGCCTGGTGCAGAGGAGGACCGAGGCCTCTCGTAATGCAGCTGCCGACAAGGAGAGGGGGTCCGAGGATGAGGACTACGAGCCACGCCAAGAGGAAGAGGACGAGAAGGGAGACTCCAAAGAAACTCGACTGACGTTGATGGAAGAAGTGTTGCTGTTGGGATTGAAAGATCGAgag GGATACACTTCCTTCTGGAATGACTGCATTTCTTCTGGTCTTCGAGGGTGTATGGTCATTGAACTGGCTTTGAGAGGAAGACTGCAGCTAGAGGCTTGTGGCATGAGGAGGAAAAGTCTGTTGGCCAGAAAG GTGATCTGTAAGTCGGACGCTCCTACAGGAGACGTGTTGCTGGACGAGGCCCTGAAGCATATCAAAGAGACCCAGCCCCCAGAGACAGTTCAGAGCTGGATAGAGCTGCTGAGCG GATCAGTCCTGTCAGCTCTGGTTCCGATGTTCGCGTTTGACGTCCATGTGAATGGCTGCCCATCGGGCTACCAAATGTCCCAACGACAAACCAGCAGAGGTCCACTGGTTTTGCCATTACACAATGTTACTGATCCTTTTCACTCTCCATTGACATGGTGGGGGGGGGTGAGCACTGGACACTTTGCCATTGAATATTGGATTGTGGTGCAGGTCCAGGCAGACTGTCTTCTTGACTTCCATTTCAGGTGGCTGCAAATGCACCTCTGA
- the LOC115118439 gene encoding Golgi phosphoprotein 3 isoform X1 encodes MTSLTQRSSGLVQRRTEASRNAAADKERGSEDEDYEPRQEEEDEKGDSKETRLTLMEEVLLLGLKDREGYTSFWNDCISSGLRGCMVIELALRGRLQLEACGMRRKSLLARKVICKSDAPTGDVLLDEALKHIKETQPPETVQSWIELLSGETWNPLKLHYQLRNVRERLAKNLVEKGVLTTEKQNFLLFDMTTHPLTNDTIKQRLVKKVQESVLDKWVNDPGRFDKRVLALIFLAHSSDVLENAFAPLLDEQYDLAMKRVRLLLDLEPEAESTKASANELLWAVVAAFTK; translated from the exons ATGACTTCCCTAACACAGCGTAGTTCGGGCCTGGTGCAGAGGAGGACCGAGGCCTCTCGTAATGCAGCTGCCGACAAGGAGAGGGGGTCCGAGGATGAGGACTACGAGCCACGCCAAGAGGAAGAGGACGAGAAGGGAGACTCCAAAGAAACTCGACTGACGTTGATGGAAGAAGTGTTGCTGTTGGGATTGAAAGATCGAgag GGATACACTTCCTTCTGGAATGACTGCATTTCTTCTGGTCTTCGAGGGTGTATGGTCATTGAACTGGCTTTGAGAGGAAGACTGCAGCTAGAGGCTTGTGGCATGAGGAGGAAAAGTCTGTTGGCCAGAAAG GTGATCTGTAAGTCGGACGCTCCTACAGGAGACGTGTTGCTGGACGAGGCCCTGAAGCATATCAAAGAGACCCAGCCCCCAGAGACAGTTCAGAGCTGGATAGAGCTGCTGAGCG GTGAGACGTGGAACCCATTGAAGCTGCACTACCAGCTGAGGAATGTCCGTGAGCGCCTGGCCAAAAATCTTGTGGAAAAGGGCGTTCTGACCACGGAGAAACAGAACTTCCTCCTCTTTGACATGACCACACACCCACTGACCAACGACACCATTAAACAGCGGCTGGTCAAGAAAGTCCAGGAGTCCGTCTTGGACAAGTGGGTGAACGACCCGGGGCGCTTCGACAAGCGTGTGCTGGCCCTGATCTTCCTGGCCCACTCTTCAGATGTGCTGGAGAACGCCTTCGCCCCATTGCTGGACGAACAGTATGACCTGGCCATGAAGAGGGTACGTCTGCTGCTGGACCTGGAGCCAGAGGCAGAGAGCACCAAGGCCAGCGCCAACGAGCTGCTGTGGGCCGTGGTGGCCGCCTTCACCAAATGA